CTCTGTAAATAATTGGCGCGAGATTGAGTCACCAAAATTTGCAGATTTCTGGAATCAAAGTGCAGATGAAAAGCAGTTTAAAATATATGATGGCACCTATCAAGGGAAACCATATAGATACGTCATTTTAAGACGCACGGTACTTTACCCTCAAAAGACGGGTAAATTAGAGATAGAACCTCTTAGCCTAAGTGTAGCTGTGAGCGTACCTACTAATCGTAGAGATATTTTTGGCAGGCCACTCAGTAAAAGTGCAAATATTACCGTAAGCGCTGCCAAAAGAACAGTAAACGTAAAGCCGCTCCCAGAAGCTGGCAAGCCTGAGTATTTCTCTGGAGCGGTAGGAGAATTTGAATTTGCCGTAACTACAGATAAAGACTCCCTCGATGCTGGTGAAGCATTCCAGATGAGTGTTGAGGTAAAAGGAAAAGGAAATTTAAAACTTTTTGAACTTCCTGAACCTACACTTCCTAGTTCGCTAGAAGTATATGAGCCAGAAAATGGTGACCAGATACGCACTAACCTTGCAGGTATGAGCGGTATGAAAAAGAACTCTTACACGGTAGTTCCTCAATATAAGGGAACCTACCCTATACCGCCGCTCTCTTTTTCTTATTTCAACCCTAAGACAAAAACCTATGAGCGTCTTAAATCTGATGATATAGTCGTTACTGTAAACAATGGACCTTTAGAAAATCCAGTGACTACAGATAGTAAAGCTCCAAGTGGTGAAGAAGTGGCTGTTGCTCAAAATCAGTTTCAATATATCAAGACCAAAGCAAATTTAACTCCTGTCTTAAAAGAACAGTTTTTTAAAAGTAATACGTTCTGGGCCTTAGTGATTGTTCCTTTTCTTTTGATTCCCCTTGCGATGATTATTCGTAAAAAGCGAGATGCTTATGCAAGTGATGTCACAGGTAATAGAATTAGAAAAGCAGATAAGCTCGCTCGTAAATTTCTAAGTACTGCAAAGAAAAATCTAGGCAACCAGAAGGAATTTTATATCGCAATGGAGCGAGCACTTCATAACTATCTTAAAGCAAAGCTTAATATTACCACTAGTGAGATGTCTAAAGATCGTATCACAAGACTCCTAGAAGAAAGAAATGTAGACACTGCTACTAATATTGAGTTTATAAGCTTATTAGAAAGCTGTGAATTTGCAAGATACACTCCTACAGGAGATGTAGCGATGCAGCAAGATTATGACAAGGCTGTACGAGTAATAAGCACTTTAGATAAACAACTGTAACATGAGAAACTTAATCAATTATCTCGTAGTGACCGTTTTTATGCTAGCGGCCATTTTTACCACTGCACAAACACCAGAACAACTTTTTGAGCAAGGCAATAGCCATTATGCAAATGGTCAGTTTCAAGAAGCTATTGATGCTTACAAAAAGGTACTAGATACTAATCAAGAAAGCGCTGCTATCTATTATAATCTAGCAAACGCACATTTTAAACTCAACAATGTTGCTCCAAGCATCTATTATTATGAGAAAGCAAAACAACTAGCTCCTGCAGATCAAGAGATAAAAAACAATGCCTTTTTTGCTGAGAAGATGACCATAGATGCCATCACACCATTACCAGAAAATACATTTAAAAAGTGGTACAATAGTGTACTTACCTTACTCACTACAGACGGATGGGCGTATGCAACGATACTATTTGTTGTGTTGTGTACACTGCTATTTTTAGGATATTACTTTACCGCTAGTTCTACTAAGAAACGTGCATTGTTTGTGTCGTCATTAGTTAGTCTCGTGCTTGCTATATGTTCATTGTTATTTGCTTATTCAGCTTTCGCGAAAATATCCAAGGATAACCCAGCAATCGTGTTTGCAAAAGAATCTCAAGTAAAAGGAGAGCCTACTTTAGCTAGTCGAGAAGCATTTTTATTACATGAAGGTGCAAAAGTAATGGTGCTAGAAGCTGTAGATAATTGGAAAAAGATACTTCTTGCAGATGGAAGAACAGGCTGGATTCCCACGACAGATATAAGAGAGTTGTAAAGACAACTCTTCTTGCCTTAACTCCATAACAGGAGCAATTAATGTATCTACTCCCGACAAAAAGAGTAACACTAGCGATACTACAACTACATTTTGCACAAGGCTATTAGAGATAATAGATCTAATTGTTATGTAATTAACTCAAGTAACGCATATTCGAAACCATATTTATAAAAGCTAGTCAGAATCACAAAACCATTCTATGATTTCTGAGAGGTATTAAATTTATTTATCTTTATCATTAATTAAATTAAACAATGCTCAAGGCTTTCACTTTGTATTCACTAGCGCTTATGCTGTCCTTCTCTATACTAGGTCCAGCATTCCTTGCGTTACTTGAAAATGAAGCAGATATTGAGGTTGTACAAGATATTGAGGAGGAGAAAAACGAGACAAAAAAAGAACTTGAAGAGTATGAGAAATTCTTTAACGACCTTGTTTTTTACTCAATTGAAGTAGATGAAACTACTGAGCTATCTAGCTATTACTACTTTATGAGTACTTATGATTATACTCAGGATATTAATATTCCACCTCCAGACTATAGATTATCTTAACCCTGACTCTTAATCAGGTATATGTAGAGGCGTAATCTTACGTTTCGTTTTCGCGTAAGCAAATCCACAATTATTATTTAAAAACTGCACCTCTACTTTAATAGAAGTGTTCAAATCACGAATTATGTTCAAATATTTAAAAAACGACTTACCCGCAAGTGTCGTTGTATTTTTTGTTGCACTACCCTTATGTCTTGGTATTGCTCTTGCCAGTGGCGCTCCATTATTTTCCGGTTTAATCGCAGGTATTATAGGTGGTATTGTAGTGGGTGCCTTAAGTGGATCTAAAATAGGGGTAAGTGGCCCAGCTGCAGGACTTGCAGCAATTGTTCTTACAGCAATAGGTGCTTTAGGTGGTTATGAAAACTTTCTTGTTGCCGTAGTCTTAGGAGGAATTATACAGTTAGTTTTTGGATTTTTAAAAGCTGGAATAATAGGTTACTACTTCCCTTCATCCGTAATTAAAGGGATGCTTACAGGTATAGGAATCATTATTATTTTTA
The genomic region above belongs to Dokdonia sp. Dokd-P16 and contains:
- a CDS encoding BatD family protein; protein product: MKMKLNILILFLLATITTVAQDVQFNAKLSKNRLGVNERLRVDFTMNQDGDNFKSPDFDGFTVVGGPSQTTSRQWINGKGSFSKTFSYFLTPTRQGNLEIGQAEITVGGQVYKSPAMPVVVTGAVEIPKDPNDPTYLAKENVHLVAEVSKTSPYLNEAFTVVYKLYVSETTSVNNWREIESPKFADFWNQSADEKQFKIYDGTYQGKPYRYVILRRTVLYPQKTGKLEIEPLSLSVAVSVPTNRRDIFGRPLSKSANITVSAAKRTVNVKPLPEAGKPEYFSGAVGEFEFAVTTDKDSLDAGEAFQMSVEVKGKGNLKLFELPEPTLPSSLEVYEPENGDQIRTNLAGMSGMKKNSYTVVPQYKGTYPIPPLSFSYFNPKTKTYERLKSDDIVVTVNNGPLENPVTTDSKAPSGEEVAVAQNQFQYIKTKANLTPVLKEQFFKSNTFWALVIVPFLLIPLAMIIRKKRDAYASDVTGNRIRKADKLARKFLSTAKKNLGNQKEFYIAMERALHNYLKAKLNITTSEMSKDRITRLLEERNVDTATNIEFISLLESCEFARYTPTGDVAMQQDYDKAVRVISTLDKQL
- a CDS encoding tetratricopeptide repeat protein; this translates as MRNLINYLVVTVFMLAAIFTTAQTPEQLFEQGNSHYANGQFQEAIDAYKKVLDTNQESAAIYYNLANAHFKLNNVAPSIYYYEKAKQLAPADQEIKNNAFFAEKMTIDAITPLPENTFKKWYNSVLTLLTTDGWAYATILFVVLCTLLFLGYYFTASSTKKRALFVSSLVSLVLAICSLLFAYSAFAKISKDNPAIVFAKESQVKGEPTLASREAFLLHEGAKVMVLEAVDNWKKILLADGRTGWIPTTDIREL